Part of the Nocardia farcinica genome, CGAACCCGGACCACACGCCTCATCCACCCACTTGCTGCGCCGTTCCGGTGGAACCGATCGACCGTCCAGCGCGTCCTATAGTTACGCCGAGAGTTAGGCCGACAGTCCCGACGCCGCCAGGGGGAACCATGCGAATCGCCGTAGTCCTACGCGCCATCGTCGCCGCCGTGGGGGTTGTGGTGGTGGTGGGGTGCGGATCCACGGTGGACGGCGCACCGACGACCACCGGCATGGAAACAGGCGACGTGGCGTTCAATCCGTGCACGGACCTCTCCGGTGAGGTCTTGACGGCAACCGGCGTCGACCCGAACACAAAGCACGTGACTACCGACCCCGCCGGGGCGTCCGCATGGCGTATCTGCTCCTGGGATGCGATATCGCTTCCGTACATGCTGGTCGTCGCCTCCAGCACGCACACGGTCGACGAGCTCCGCTCGAACCCGAAGGAGACCGGGTTGCGAGACGTCACCATCGGCACGCGCACCGGCGTCGTCCACCACGACGTGACCGATCCGGAAGTCGAAGTCTGCCGGGTCGCGCTACCCGCGCAGCAAGGGATGTTCGTCATCAGCGCCGCCTGGCGGGCTTCGCAGCCGATCACCGCAGACCGGTGCGACCTCGCCGTCAAACACGCACGGGACCTCAACGATCACCTGCCGAAATGATGCCGTACGGATCACGGCCCGGTGGCACAGCGCTTTGAACGGGGGACCCATGTCCGATGACCCACAGAACCAGATGCGTCAGTGGCAGCAGTTGAAAGAACAGGCGGTCCACGGCGGACTCCAGATGGACGGAGCCATAGGCGGGGCGTTGCTGCAGCGATGCGAAACTCTTCTCTTGGAGCTGGACGTGCTGAAGCAACAGGCGGGAGATCTCGCCTACCTTTCGGGATACGGTGGCCTTCCCTCGGCGCTCGACTTGCAGAACAAGTTCCAGGCGAAGGCCAGTGGCGGTGCCCCCCATGATCCGAACGACTCCGCTGTCGCCCGGCTCCAGCAGCACATCGAAGTCGTCAAGCTCATGAGGGATACCTACTCCGCCGCGATCGGGCAACTCCAACAGACCGATCAATCCGCGGCAAGTCGAATGAATGCGCACACCGAGGGGGTCGGCTGATGGTTGCCGGACTGGATGTGGTCAAGGTCGCGCTGACAGCAATGGGGCAGCCGCTGCTCGCCGCGGGTGTGGACGGGCATCAGAGGTCGGCGGAGAACAACGCCCGGGACGAGTCGTTGCGGGAGGACGGGGCGAAGTTCTGGGAGGGGGATCGGCAGCATATTCAGAACGAGTGGGGGCAGCTGTCGAGCCAGTACAACAATCCGGCGCCGCAGGCGATCATCAACCCGGAGTCGTTCGAGACGTGGACGCATCAGCAGATCTGGGAGGCGTTGAACGGCAAGGGCGATCAGCGCGGTGTCGAGCAGGCCGAGATCAACGCGGGAGCGGACGGCTGGCGGCGGTTGTGCGAGCAGGCGACGCTCGCGATCGACACGTTCGAGAACGGGGTCGAGGAGGACATCGAGCGGCTGTGGAAGGGCCGAGCCTCCAACGCCGCGATGGACGCCACCCTCTCCTATGCGAAGGATTTCCGTCAGCTCACTGTCGGGTTCCAGCAGGTCGCCAACGGCATCGACCTGATCCAGGGCTATCTCGACCAGGCGAAGCGGTCGGTGGCGCCGCCGGAGGAGGTGAGCTGGGTCGACGAGTTCCTCGGGCACATTCCCGGCAACGGGGTGTTGAAGCTGGGCCAGCATCGCGCGAACGAGGCGACCGCGCATGCGCAGGAGGTCATGAAGGTCTATCAGCAGGGCGCGGAGACGGTCGACAAGCAGACGCCGATCCTGCCGGAGCCGACGAATCCGGTGAGCAATCCGGGTACGCCACCCGGTGGTGGCGGCAGTGGCACGCCGGGCGGGAATCCCGGTGCCGGAACCCCCGGCACGAATCCGGCGGGCACGAATCCGAGCGGGAATCCGAACACCCCGGCGGCGCAGGATCCTTCGAGCCGGAACGATCCCACCGCGGGCGACGACCCGGCCGACGACTCGCCGTACGAGGACCCGCAGGGTACGAATCCGCAGAGCAGCGAGCCGCAGAGTACAGTGCCGCAGAGCACGGTCCCCTCGGCCGCCCCGCCGGGCTCGTCGCTGTCGGATCCGTCGGGCAGGCCGAATTCGAGCACTCCGAGCCTCGGTTCGCCCGGTCTCGGAGCTCCCGGCCTCGGTTCGCCCGGCGCGACGCCGAGCCCGGGGTCGAGTGTGCCGGGTGCGAAGACCGCCCAGCCCACCGGCCTCGGCGCCGCGGCGACGCGCGCCGCCACGGGTGCCGCCGGGCGCGCTGGCATGCCGGGTATGGGCGCGATGGGTGCGGGTGCGGGGCGCCGCGGCGACGAGGACGAGAGCGAACACAAGATCCCGGACTACCTGGTGCAGGACCGCACCACCGAATTGCTGGGCGAGCAGCCGCGCGTCCTACCGCCGGGCGGGGTCATCGGCGGATGAGCGAATTACGGTGGCAGCTGGACGGTCTCGCGTTCACGATCGCGCTGGAACTGCTGGGCCGCGACCGGCTGCCGTATCCGCTGAGTTACCGGCCGCCGTTCCTCGAGCATCGCGACGACTATCGGCGGCTGCGCGCGCAGACGGCGCGGCGGCTGTCGGAGGTGTTCGACGAGCGGTTGCACCGGGCGTTGACGGTGCTGCTCGAACCGCAGGTCCGCATCGAGGTGCACGGGTTCGCGGGGCCGGATCTGCGGCAGGTGGTGCGGCTGCACGTCGGTATCGCCGATCAGGTCGCGACGGTGGCGGTGCAGCAACCGGGGCCGGATCGCGAGCACGGCCGTGACGTCGTGCTGACCATGTGTTACGCGCACACCGTGGCCACCGAGGTGGTCGCCCGGCTCCCGCGCAGCCGGGGCGGCGGGCACGCGCCGTTCACCGGGCGCCGCTCGGAGCTGGAACGACCGGTGTATTCGCGGCATCCGACGCGCCTGAACCCGGTGGAGGAGCTGAACCGCTTCTTCCGCAGGCCGCGCAGCAGCGCGGGCGAGATCACCGTCTACCCGGGCATCGCCTACGACGCCCGTCCCACCGACGACGGGCACGCCTTCATCTGGCTGGACTATCCCGACGACGGCCGCTACGTGCTGGTCAACCACAACGCCGACGACTTCTCGGTGACACCCGCGCCGGTGGCGGAGATCGTGCGCCAGGTGCAGCATCGCATCGACACCGTGCAGCGGCTGCGCGCGCCCGCCTGGTGACTCAGGTGTTCACCGGCCGGGTCTTGATGGCGTCGCGGGAGATGTAGACGTCGTATTCGCCGGGGGTGGCGATGACGGCGTTGCCGTAGGCGGAGCGCACGAACGGGTCGGTCCACCAGGCGCCGTCGCGCATGTCCTCGAAGAAGTCGCGGTCCTCCCCGTCGAGGAAGATGTGGTTCTGGGTGGTGGCGACACCGTCGAGGCGCTGGCCGTAGAGCCGGGTCAACTTGTAGCCGGAATGGAAGCCCAGGGCGTTGACCCACGGTTCGAGTTCGACGATGTTGGCTTGCAGCACCCACAGATCGCCCTGGACCCGGAACGTCTCGCGGCGTTCGGGGGTGTCCTCGTCACCGTAGAGGGTGAGGTCGACCTCGAGCTGATGGTCTGCTCCGTCCACCGGTGTCACCACCGCGTGCGCGGCCTTGATCTCGCCGGTGAGTCCGAGGTAGGTCTGCAGGACGGTCGCGAACCACAGCAACAGCACCGCCACCACGAGCAGCACCAGCCCGCCTGCGCCGCGCGCAAGCAGCACGCGCGGGCCCACCGCGCGCACCTTCAGCACGGCCGAGATCACCATGGCCACCGCGACGAGGATCAGCAGGATCAACCCGATCTGCGCGATCCCGAAATCCACCGGGAAGTTCATGGGCTAGTTGTACCCGCTTCGCGCAGGGGAATTCGGGCGAACCCGGCCGTGCTCCGCGCGCCTCGACGGACACGCCGGAACGAATCCCGGTGGGCGCGGTCAGCTTCCGGCGGCGAGGGTCCAGGGATCGGTGCGCAGCGTGGACACCCGGGTCTGCAGGTCGGGCAGCGCGGCACGGACGATCCCCTCGGCCTGCGCGCACCAGGGAAATTCGGTGGCCCAGTGCGCGGCGTCGACCAGGGCGGGGCCGTGTGTGCGCAGGTGCTCGTCGGCGGGGTGGTGGCGCAGGTCGGCGGTGACGTAGGCGTCGACACCGAGGCGGGTGACGGTGCCGAGGAAGGAGTCGCCGGCGCCGCCGCACACCGCGACCCGCTCGATCATCCGGTCCGGGTCACCGGCCGCCCGCACGCCCCACGCGGTCGGCGGCAGCGCCGCGGCGACGCGAGCGGTGAACGCGCGCAACGTCTCCGGTTCGGGCAGTGTGCCGACGCGGCCCAGGCCGACCCCGGACGGGAGCGCGGCCCGCTCGCCGACGTGGAAGGCGGGCTCCTCGTACGGGTGCGCGGCGCGCAGGGCGGCGAGCACCGCGGCGCGGGCGCTCGGCGGGGCGATGACCTCGACCCGGTCCTCCTCGACCCGCTGGAGTTCACCGAGCGTGCCGATCGCCGGATTCGCCCCCGCCACCGGGCGGAACTGGCCGAGCGCTTCGACCCGCATCGCGCAGTCGCGATAGGCGCCGCTGCCACCCGCCCCCGCCGCGAACAGGGCGGCCAGCACGGCCTCGGTATGGGTGCGCGGCACCTGAACTGTCCAGTTGTCCACGGCGGTCGCCGGTTTCGGCTCCAGCGGGCCGGTGACGGCGAGTCCGAGCGCGTCGGCGAGCGCGTCGGAGACACCGGGATCGGCGGAGTCGGCGTTGGTGTGCGCGGTGAACAGGGCGCAGCCGGAACGGATCAGCCGGTGCAGCAGCGCACCTTTCGGGGTGTCCGCGGCGACGGTGTCGACGCCACGCAGCAGCAGTGGATGGTGCACGACCAGGGCCTGCGCGCGCCAGTCGATCGCCTCGGCGACCACCTCGGCCGTCGCGTCGACCGCGAACAGCACCCGGGTGAGCGCGTCCTCGGGATCACCGCAGACCAGCCCGACCGCATCCCACGACTCGGCCAGCGTCGGCGGATACGCCGCATCCAGCACCGCGACGAGATCCGCCAGCCGCACCACCATCACGCCTCCCTGTCCGTCACACCATCCGATCCAGTCTCGCATCCTCGACACGGACCGGACCGGCGCGTCGATGTGGACCGTGGACCGCCTGGTCGCCGGCGCCGGTCGCAACCCGCCCGGCACCGCCCTGGCCTCGCGCCGGGTCGCGGTCACCGAGAATCCGATCGCCAGGGTCAGCCCCCGGCGATTCCGCGGCTCTCGCTCACACCCCCGCCGACCGCAACCCTTCGACCAGCCGGTCGACGTCGGCCGACCCGCGGACCGCGACGCGCAGGTGATCCGGGCCCAGCCCGGGGAAGGTGTCCGCGCGCCGGACGGCGATCCCCTGTTCGGCGAGATGTTTGCGGGCCAGTTCGCCGTCGGCCAGGCGCAGCAGCAGGAAGGGGCCGTGGGCCGGGGTGTGGACCTCGATCCCGAGGGCGGTCAGGCGCTCGACCATCGCCGCGCGTTCGTCGGCGATCTCCCGCGCGCGCTGCTCGGCTTCGGCGAGGGCGGCGGGTTCGGCGGTGGCGGTGACGGCCTCGAGTTGCAGGGTGCCCAGGGGCCAGTGCGGGCGGCCGTGGCCGAGGCGGGCGAGCAGATCGGGGTGCCCGAGGACGTAGCCGCAGCGCAACCCCGCGAGTGCCCACGTCTTGGTGAGACTGCGCAGGACCAGCACGTCGGGGACCGACCACCCGGCCAGTGACTCCGGCTCGCCGGGGACGGCGTCGGCGAAGGCTTCGTCCACCACGACGAGGCGACCGGGCCTGCGCAGGGCGCGCAGGGTGTCGGCGAGGTGCAGCACCGAGGTCGGGTTGGTGGGGTTGCCGACGACCACGAGGTCGGCCGCGGCGGGGACGGCGGCGGGGTCGAGGGTGAAGGGCCGGTCGAGGACCACCCGGGTCACCGGGACACCGGCCTGGCGCAGGGCCAGCTCGGGTTCGGTGAAGGACGGGTGGATGACCGCGGCCAGCCGGGGCGCCAGGCGGGGCAGCAGCGCGAAGCCTTCGGCGGCGCCGGCGAGCAGCAGCACTTCGGCGCTGTCGCGGCCGTGCCGGGCGGCGACCGCCGCGACGGCCGCGGCGTGGTCGGTCGCGGCGGGGTAGCGGCCGAGGTCGTCCAGGCGGGCGGCGAGGCGGGCGCGCAGCCACGGCGGCGGGGCGCTGCCCTGCACGTTCACCGCGAAATCGAGCATCCCCGGACGCGCGTCGACGTCGCCGTGGTGGCGCAGCATCGCGTGGTCGACTGTGTCGGAGGGCACGAGTCCCCACCCTACGTGGCGGGCCCGCCCGCTCGACGGCCAGAATGGCTGTCGTGGGTGAGCTGCACATTTCGTTCGTCTGTACCGGCAACATCTGTCGTTCGCCGATGGCGGAGAAGATGGTCGCGCATCATCTGCGCCTGGCCGGGCTCGACGACCGGGTGCGGGTCTCCAGCGCGGGCACCACGGCCTGGCACGTCGGCAACGACGCCGACCCGCGCACGACCGCGACCCTGCACCGCTACGGCTACCCGGTCGGCCATGTCGCCGCCGTCGTCGGCCCCGATCACCGGGACGCCGATCTGCTGATCGCCCTGGACACCGGGCACGAGCGGGAGCTGGCCCGGCTGGGCGTGCCCGCCGAGCGGCGCAGGCTGCTGCGCAGTTTCGACCCGGACGCCGACGGCCCGGACGTGCCCGACCCCTACTACGGCGACGACGCCGATTTCGAACTCGTCCGCGAGCAGATCGAAGCGGCCATTCCCGGCCTGCTCGACTGGGTGCGCGCCGCGCTCGGCGAACCCGTCGCGGAAGGCAGCCGCTGATGCGGCGGCTGACCTTCCTGCTGCGGCCGAGCTGGGTGATCCTCGGCGTGGTCGTGGTGGCCTTCGCCTACCTGTGCTTCACCGTGCTCGCGCCCTGGCAGCTGGGCAAGAACACCGCGACCGAGGAACGCAACCAGCTCATCGCCGATTCCGTCCGCGCCGAACCGGTGGACGTCACCGGGGTGCTCGACGCCCCGGCCGACACCCGGTCCGAGTGGCGGCGGGTGATCGCCACGGGCGGTTTCGTGCCGGAGTCGACGGTGCTGGTGCGGCTGCGTCATCTCGACGGCGCCCCCGGGTACGCGGTGCTGGCGGCGTTCCGGCTCGACGACGGCCGCACGCTGCTGGTCGACCGCGGCCTGGTCGCGGCGGTCGACGGATCCCGCCCGCCGCAGGTGCCCGATCCGCCGACCGGGCCGCAGCGCCTGGAGGCGCGGGTGCGGTTGTCGGAGGGCGTGAGCGCGGAGCGGCCGCCGCTGGTGGAAGACGGCTACCGCCAGGTCTATTCGATCGACACCGCCCAGGCGGGCACCGTCATGGGACAGCAACTCACCCCGATTCCGGTGGGTGAGCGCGGGGGCTACCTGCAACTCTCGGAAGGCCAGCCGGGCGCGTTCGCCCCGACCCCGCTCCCCCAGCTCGACGCGGGGCCGTACCTGTCCTACGGGCTGCAGTGGCTGGCGTTCGGCATCATGGCGCCGCTCGGCCTGGGCTACTTCGTCTACGCGGAGCTGCGGGAACGGCGCAGGGAGAAGGCCGACGGCCAGCCACCGACCGCCGGCACCGGCACCGCCGAACCCGCGACCGGTCCGGCGGAATCCGCACCCGCCCCCGCGCCGAGCACCGAAGCCCGCCTGGCCGACCGCTACGGCCGCCAGCGCTGACTCAGTCCGCGGGCGCCCACCCGGGTCCGCGGAACAGGTGCCCGAACCGGGTGCGCCAGTCCCGCGCGGCCCGCACGTCCCGCCAGATCGCCACGAACTCGTGGGTGGCCACCCGCACCGGGTTGAAGGTGTCGATGTTCTTGGTCAGGCCGTAGCGCACCCGTTCGCCCTCGGGTTCGAAGGTGCCGAACAGCCGGTCCCAGACGATCAGGATGCCGCCGTAGTTGCGGTCCAGGTAGACGTCGTTGGCGCCGTGGTGCACGCGATGGTGCGAGGGCGTGTCGAACACCCACTCGATCGGCCGCCACAGCGTGCCGACCCGCTCGGTGTGGATGAAGAACTGGTAGAGCAGGCTGATCGACTGCTGGAGCAGCACCATCCACGGCGGGAACACCAGCGCCAGCGGCAGCCAGTACGGCAGCGCGGTGAACGGCGTCCAGGTCTGGCGCAGCGCGGTGGACAGGTTGAAGAACCGGCTCGAATGGTGGGCGACGTGGCTGGCCCAGAACAGCCGCACCGTGTGATGGGTGCGGTGGTACCAGTAGTAGACGAAGTCGTCGGCGAAGAACAGCAGCACCCAGGTCAGCGGGTGATCGGTCGGCAGGTGCAGCGGCGAGGCCAGATACACCGCGGCGTACACGGCGACCACCACGAGCTTCCAGCCGATGTTGATCACCACGTTGCCCAGGCCCATGAGCAGGCTGGTGACGGTGTCGCGGGCGTGGTAGCCGAGTTCGTCGTCGTCGGGCAGCAGATGGAACGAGACCGCCTCGAGCACGAGGCAGACGACGAAGACCGGGATGGCGTGCGCGATGAGGTCGAACATGATCAGGCTTCCGTGACGACGAACTCGCCGGACAGGGCGTCGACGAGACCGCTGAGCAGGGCGTGGGCGTGGCGATGGGCGCCCTCGGGGTCGCGGGCGGCGATCCGGTCGGCGAGCTCGCGGTGGCGGGCCCGGTCGAGGTATTCGCGGTTCAGGCCGAGGCGGACGATCGTCTCCCAGCCGATGTCGGTGTAGCCGGCGACGAGGGTGTTGAGGGCCAGACGGTAGGCGAGGTTGCCGGAGCCGTCGATGACGGCGGTCCAGAACGCCAGGTCGCCGCTGATCAGGTCGTCGAGGGCGGCGGTGGGCTCGGGGTAGGCGGCCGCGGCCGCGACGATGGCGTCCACCCGTTGCGCTTCGGCGCGTTCGGCGCAGAGCCGGGCGGAATCCGCGGCGACCGAGCGGCGCATCTCGGCGATGTCGCGCAGGATGCGCTGGGCGGGCACCGACCCGGACCGGGCCAGCGCCGACAGCAGGTCGAGCCCGCCGTTGGCCCGCCAGTCCAGCACCCGGGTCTTGCCGCCCTGCGCGACCCGGACCAGTCCGCTCTGCTGCACCCGTTTGAGCGCCTCGCGCACGGCATGCCGGTTGACCTGGAACGTCTCGGCCAGCTCCCGTTCCGCGGGCAGCGGCTCGTCCGGGGCGATGCGACCGGTGAGGATCGCGTCGACCAGCTGGCCGAACACGGCATCGGAGACGGCGGTCCGACCGACCACGGCGAATTCCATGCGAGCCAGTGTGAGGCACGACACGCCAACAGGTCAACTGGTTGGACCAATCGTGTCCGCGTACCACCGTCGTGCTCGTGGCAACGGTGAGCGTGAACCGGGAAGCGCCGTCGTCTCGCTCGGACGCGCGAGTTGCTTCGCGAGAACTGAACGCCCGAACCGCTCAGCGGCGCAGCATCGCCGCGGCAGCCGCCACCGCGACCGCACCCACCTGCACCGCCTCCGACAACCGCACCGCGCGCCGCAGGTCCGCGACCGTCGGCGCGGGACCGTCACCGAGGGTGGGCCGCAACTCGGTGCCGTGCCGATAGCGGGTGCGCCCGCCCAGCCGCACCCCCAGCGCACCCGCCATGGCCGCCTCCGCCACACCGGCATTGGGGCTCGGGTGTTTGCCCGCGTCCCGCCGCCAGGCGCGCAGGACTGCCCGGGGACGACCGCCGACCACCGGTGCGAGGGCGGCGGTGAGCAGGCCCGTCAGGCGCGCCGGGAGCAGATTCGCCACGTCGTCGGTGCGGGCGGCGGCCCACCCGAAGCGCCGGTAGCGTTCGTCGCGGTAGCCGATCATCGCGTCGAGGGTGTTGATCGCGCGATACCCGAGCAGGCCGGGCACCCCGGCGATCGCGCCCCACACCAGCGGGCCGACGGCGGCGTCGGAGGTGTTCTCGGCGATGGATTCCAGTGCGGCGCGGGCCAATCCGTCGGCGTCGAGCACGGCGGGGTCGCGTCCGCAGAGGGAAGGCAGCAGGGCGCGGGCGCCGTCGACGTCACCGGATTCCAGCCGCCGCGCCATCGCGCGTCCGGTGCGGGCCAGGCTGCGGCCGCCGAGCGCGGTCCAGGTGGCCAGCGCGGTCGCCGCCACGCCGCCGCGCCGCAACACCAGCCCGAACCCGACCACGGCGCCCACCGCGACCGACTCGTGCACCAGTCCGGCGGTGCGCCGGTCGGCGTAGGTCACCGATTCGAGAGCCAGTGCCGCCGATCCGAATCCGGCCACCGGATGCCACCGGCGCGGATCGCCGAGCGCCCGGTCGAGCGCGAATCCGAGCACCAGACCGGCCGCGGTCGACTTCCCCGTACGCACGCGGGCAGCCTAGCGGTCCGCGGCGGCGGCGAGCCGGCCGGATGTCACACTCGTCTCCCCGGCGTCGTCAGCTGTACGACCCTGCCCGCACAACCGAAACGGTGGACCGATGACCTCCTTCGACCCGGACGCCGCGCCCGACACCGCCGAACTGGCCAGGCGCTTCGAGGAGCACCGCCCCTACCTGCGCAGACTCGCCTACAGCACGCTGGGCAGCCTCTCCGACGCCGAGGACGTGGTGCAGGAGGCGTGGCTGCGGTTGCAGCGACACCGCCAGACGGCGGGCGAGATCGAGAACCTGCGCGCCTGGCTCACCACGGTGACCGGCCGGCTCGCGCTGGACCACCTGGGGTCCGCGCGGGCGCGGCGCGAGCAGTACGTCGGCGAGTGGCTGCCCGAACCGGAGGTCTCCACCTGGGACGACCCGGCCGACCGGATCGCACAGGACGAGCGGGTGACCACCGCGCTGCTGGTGGTGCTGGAGTCGCTGTCACCGGCCGAGCGCACGGCGTTCGTGTTGCAGGAGGTGTTCGGCATGAGCAGCCCCGAGGTGGCCGAGGTGGTCGGCCGCACCCCGGCGGCGGTGCGCCAGCTGGCCTCGCGGGCCCGCAAGCACGTCGAGCAGGGCACGCCGCGGTTCCCCGCCTCACCCGACGAGCAACAGAAGGTGGTGTCCGCGTTCGCGCTCGCGTGGCGGTCGGGCGACCTCGGCGCGCTGCTCGGCGTCCTGGACGGCAAGGTCACCCTCACCGCCGACGGCGGCGGCAAGGTCCCCGCCATCCGCCAGGCCGTGCGCGGCGCGGAACTGGTCGCCAAGTTGCTGCTCGGCTGGTACCAGGTCCAGTCGAACCGGCCGGCGTGGGGCCGCTTCGTCCTGGTCAACGGCGAACCCGGCCTGCTGGTCTTCGACGGCACCCACACCGGCGTGTTCGCCTTCACGGTCGACGCGGGCCGCATCGTCGCCATCGACATCGTCCGCAACCCGGACAAGCTGCGCGACCTGCCGGTCGACGGACAGCCGGACTGGTTCATGCGGAGCGAGGACTAGCGCGGCCCCGACCCGACCCGCTCAGCCCGCCAACCCCATCGGGCGGGCCTCACCCAGTCCGTGCGCGGCGGCGACCTGCGGGGACAGCAACCGGCCGTCCTCGGCGGTGACGCCCGCGGCGAGGTCGGGCCGGGCCGAACATGCCTCGCGCCAGCCGAGGTCGGCGATGGCGAGCACGTAGGGCAGGGTGGCGTTGGTGAGCGCGACGGTGGCCGTGTGCGGTACCGCGCCCGGCATGTTCGCCACGCAGTAGTACAGCGAATTCGCCACGTAGAAGGTCGGATTGGCATGGGTGGTCGGCCGCGAGCCCTCGAAGCAGCCGCCCTGGTCGATGGCGATGTCGACCAGCACCGAGCCGGGGCGCATCGCCGCGACCATCGCTTGGGTCACCAGTTTCGGCGCCCGCGCACCGGGCACCAGCACCGACCCGACGACGAGGTCCGCGCGCAGCACGGCCCGCTCCACCTCGGCGGCGTTCGACGCGATCGTGCTGACCCGCCCCTGGAAGCGGGCGTCCAGCGCCCGCAGCCGGACCAGGTCGGTGTCGAGCACGCTCACCCTGGCGCCCATCCCGGCCGCCACCGCCGCCGCGTTGCCGCCGGCCACCCCGCCGCCGAGCACCACCACCTCGGCGGGCCGCACGCCCGGGACGCCACCGAGCAGCATCCCCGCCCCGCCGAGCGGCGCCAGCAGATGGTAGGCACCGACCTGCGCGGCGAGCTTTCCGGCGACCTCGCTCATCGGCGCCAGCAGCGGCAGCGAGCCGTCGGCGGCGCGCACCGTCTCGTAGGCGATGGCGGTGATGCCCGACCGCAGGATCGCCTCGGTGCACTCCTTCGAGGCCGCCAGGTGCAGGTAGGCGAACAGCACCTGCTCGCGCCGCATCCGGTGGTACTCCGGTTCGATCGGCTCCTTGACCTTCAACACCAGCTCGGCCTCGCCCCACACCTCGTCGGCCTCGGCCACCACCCGCGCCCCCGCCGCCCGGTAGGCCTCGTCCCCGAACCCCGATCCCGCGCCCGCACCTCGCTCGACGAGCACCTCGTGCCCGTGCCGCACCAACTCCGCCGCACCGGCGGGCGTCAGGGCGACACGGAACTCCTGCGCTTTGACCTCCCCCGGCACACCGATTCGCATACCGCCATCGTGAACCTCCCGCGCCCGATTCGCCACGTTCCGGCGAAAAATCCTCCGGCGAGTCGCCGAGATGACCGGCAGAAGTGGCATGCGGAGCCCTTCTCGGCCCGAACTCTTTCATGAGCGGACGTGGTATCCGCATCCGACGATCCGCCCCGGCGCTTCCTTCCGACCGAGTCATGCCGCGGCGCCGCCGGGCTGCCGAGCCGACGCGCCGGGCACCGGGTTAGTTTCGACACATGAGGATTGAGGTCGGCGGGTTCGCGCCGGAGATCGAGGAGAGCGCCTGGCTGGCGCCCAACGCCACGGTGATCGGGCGGGTGCGGCTGGCCGCGGAGGTGAGTGTCTGGTACGGCGCGGTGCTGCGCGGCGATCTGGAGCAGATCATCGTCGGCGAGCGCACGAACATCCAGGACGGCTGCGTGCTGCACGCCGACCCCGGCGTTCCGCTCACCGTCGGCAGCGGAGTGTCGGTGGGACACAACGCGATCCTGCACGGCTGCACCATCGGCGACGACGTGCTCGTCGGCATGGGCGCGACGGTGCTCAACGGCGCGGTGGTCGGCGCGGGCAGTTTGATCGCGGCCAACGCGCTCGTGCCGGAGGGCGCGCAGATCCCGCCCGGCTCGCTGGTGGCGGGGGTGCCGGGCAAGGTGCGGCGGGAATTGAGC contains:
- a CDS encoding SURF1 family cytochrome oxidase biogenesis protein produces the protein MRRLTFLLRPSWVILGVVVVAFAYLCFTVLAPWQLGKNTATEERNQLIADSVRAEPVDVTGVLDAPADTRSEWRRVIATGGFVPESTVLVRLRHLDGAPGYAVLAAFRLDDGRTLLVDRGLVAAVDGSRPPQVPDPPTGPQRLEARVRLSEGVSAERPPLVEDGYRQVYSIDTAQAGTVMGQQLTPIPVGERGGYLQLSEGQPGAFAPTPLPQLDAGPYLSYGLQWLAFGIMAPLGLGYFVYAELRERRREKADGQPPTAGTGTAEPATGPAESAPAPAPSTEARLADRYGRQR
- a CDS encoding FadR/GntR family transcriptional regulator, producing the protein MEFAVVGRTAVSDAVFGQLVDAILTGRIAPDEPLPAERELAETFQVNRHAVREALKRVQQSGLVRVAQGGKTRVLDWRANGGLDLLSALARSGSVPAQRILRDIAEMRRSVAADSARLCAERAEAQRVDAIVAAAAAYPEPTAALDDLISGDLAFWTAVIDGSGNLAYRLALNTLVAGYTDIGWETIVRLGLNREYLDRARHRELADRIAARDPEGAHRHAHALLSGLVDALSGEFVVTEA
- a CDS encoding ESX secretion-associated protein EspG; translated protein: MSELRWQLDGLAFTIALELLGRDRLPYPLSYRPPFLEHRDDYRRLRAQTARRLSEVFDERLHRALTVLLEPQVRIEVHGFAGPDLRQVVRLHVGIADQVATVAVQQPGPDREHGRDVVLTMCYAHTVATEVVARLPRSRGGGHAPFTGRRSELERPVYSRHPTRLNPVEELNRFFRRPRSSAGEITVYPGIAYDARPTDDGHAFIWLDYPDDGRYVLVNHNADDFSVTPAPVAEIVRQVQHRIDTVQRLRAPAW
- a CDS encoding low molecular weight protein-tyrosine-phosphatase encodes the protein MAVVGELHISFVCTGNICRSPMAEKMVAHHLRLAGLDDRVRVSSAGTTAWHVGNDADPRTTATLHRYGYPVGHVAAVVGPDHRDADLLIALDTGHERELARLGVPAERRRLLRSFDPDADGPDVPDPYYGDDADFELVREQIEAAIPGLLDWVRAALGEPVAEGSR
- a CDS encoding Nif3-like dinuclear metal center hexameric protein; amino-acid sequence: MVVRLADLVAVLDAAYPPTLAESWDAVGLVCGDPEDALTRVLFAVDATAEVVAEAIDWRAQALVVHHPLLLRGVDTVAADTPKGALLHRLIRSGCALFTAHTNADSADPGVSDALADALGLAVTGPLEPKPATAVDNWTVQVPRTHTEAVLAALFAAGAGGSGAYRDCAMRVEALGQFRPVAGANPAIGTLGELQRVEEDRVEVIAPPSARAAVLAALRAAHPYEEPAFHVGERAALPSGVGLGRVGTLPEPETLRAFTARVAAALPPTAWGVRAAGDPDRMIERVAVCGGAGDSFLGTVTRLGVDAYVTADLRHHPADEHLRTHGPALVDAAHWATEFPWCAQAEGIVRAALPDLQTRVSTLRTDPWTLAAGS
- a CDS encoding DUF3558 domain-containing protein encodes the protein MRIAVVLRAIVAAVGVVVVVGCGSTVDGAPTTTGMETGDVAFNPCTDLSGEVLTATGVDPNTKHVTTDPAGASAWRICSWDAISLPYMLVVASSTHTVDELRSNPKETGLRDVTIGTRTGVVHHDVTDPEVEVCRVALPAQQGMFVISAAWRASQPITADRCDLAVKHARDLNDHLPK
- a CDS encoding sterol desaturase family protein → MFDLIAHAIPVFVVCLVLEAVSFHLLPDDDELGYHARDTVTSLLMGLGNVVINIGWKLVVVAVYAAVYLASPLHLPTDHPLTWVLLFFADDFVYYWYHRTHHTVRLFWASHVAHHSSRFFNLSTALRQTWTPFTALPYWLPLALVFPPWMVLLQQSISLLYQFFIHTERVGTLWRPIEWVFDTPSHHRVHHGANDVYLDRNYGGILIVWDRLFGTFEPEGERVRYGLTKNIDTFNPVRVATHEFVAIWRDVRAARDWRTRFGHLFRGPGWAPAD
- the cobC gene encoding Rv2231c family pyridoxal phosphate-dependent protein CobC, with translation MLRHHGDVDARPGMLDFAVNVQGSAPPPWLRARLAARLDDLGRYPAATDHAAAVAAVAARHGRDSAEVLLLAGAAEGFALLPRLAPRLAAVIHPSFTEPELALRQAGVPVTRVVLDRPFTLDPAAVPAAADLVVVGNPTNPTSVLHLADTLRALRRPGRLVVVDEAFADAVPGEPESLAGWSVPDVLVLRSLTKTWALAGLRCGYVLGHPDLLARLGHGRPHWPLGTLQLEAVTATAEPAALAEAEQRAREIADERAAMVERLTALGIEVHTPAHGPFLLLRLADGELARKHLAEQGIAVRRADTFPGLGPDHLRVAVRGSADVDRLVEGLRSAGV